DNA sequence from the Siniperca chuatsi isolate FFG_IHB_CAS linkage group LG3, ASM2008510v1, whole genome shotgun sequence genome:
cttctttttcACGCCACACCCCaggatttttttcaatttcaaacttgtagtcttcagtcTTCAGATCATCTGCCGCCCTTTTTTAGAAATGCAGTAAGTGGATCAAATGGTCTGACCAGTCAAAGGAAGCTTTCACGAatcaaaagttgttcttatcAGTGGCTtctaactgatctataaagcattagtaaattaaTTTTTAGCCAAATAATAAAGCAATTAGTTGCAAATTAAAAACCCTTTATTAAAGGCAATGTATaaggatcagaatcagaatttcTCAAATGAATTGGGCAACCCAGGCACAAATGTGCATATGATAGTGATGGTCTTGCAGCCAGCTTACAGCTTTAATTATCAACTTCTCTATCTCATCATAGAAAAATGATGTAGTTAAAGCCAATATGAGTAGAATTTTTGGCTCCTCCCAGTGGTAGCATTAAAACAGACATTGTGGCAGACccccacctccacacacactcatggaTGCAATTTAGGGTTGCTATAATGCACAGGCTCAAAGCAACGCAGACCAATTTTCACCAGGATTGCCTCCTTTTCCTACAAAAATGTAACCATCAGATTAATTTGAAACATTCGATCATCACGtaaaaattctacacatagaGGGCTTTAACATAAGACCTATAGAGTATACACTGTAAGAAATATCTTGATTTGTCTCACTCATTCAGTCTTTTTCTCACACTTGTCTTCCCTGCAGAGCTGCGTGAGGCATTCAGGGAGTTTGACAAAGACAAGGATGGCTTCATCAGCTGTAAGGACCTGGGCGAGTGCATGAGGACTATGGGATACATGCCAACAGAGATGGAACTGATAGAACTCAGCCAGCAGATCTGTGAGTCCTGCATGCACACATcagtaaacatacacacacagagacagagagacacacaaaacacatgtatcTAATTCTGTAAAATAGTTCACCCAGAGGTGAGGTGAAATGGGCtggtaaaaattaaaatggtttTTGCTCTTGCAACTACTTTTTGGTCAATTAAAAGACAGGGCGTAAATATGATGTTTACAAGGTAATTTCATTTCAGCTTCTGTCAATTTTCAGTGAGCTTGGCATTTGCTCCCTTCTGAAGCATCATAATTAGGCTACTGAAACAAGCATTTAATTACATCATAAGTAACGCAGGTCCATTTTAGCCAGGTTAAAAGTCTACACCTTGTCTCATGAATTAGCCTCATGTTACAAAAGAAATCCAAAAGCAAATTGTTTAATTACGTTGTGACTATGACAGTATTAGCCTTGCTAATATTATcttagcattaaaaaaatggaaCCATCAGGAGTTAACATTAATGTTAAGCTGGCACTTTGGCTGAGGGGCTCAACTTATGTTGTAATCGTCTGCAAAATGGTAACATTAGTAACATTGAACGAGTAGTCCCAGAGCCCTAACGTCAGTAACGTTATACAAGTGGAATTTGGAATAACAAATACGCTAGCTAATGCTCCATGGAAATAACGTTAACACCTAACCTTAACATTACATCCAAACTGTGATGGCAATCGTTcgctaaatcaaaacaactcaaCCTTATCAGGCTGATTAACAGTCCCAAGCTTGACATGTCATCATATAAGCCAATTAAGGTTATCATAATGCTACTGTAAGAGATTCttactttaaagggacagttcaccccaaaatcaaaaatacatatttttcctcttacctgtagtgctgtttatccatctcgattgttttggtgtgagttgctgagttttggagatatcggctatagagatgtctgccttttttgaatataatgggactaaaTGGCACTCGGcctgtggtgctcaaagcgccaaaagagatttgttgtgagcagtttcatgtaggaactattttctttcaaatgatagttcctacatgaaactgctcacaacaaatctgttcaTCATGTTAAGtgaccgggtcatgatttctggaaagagacattgctgttgagtttttcaaatgtatttttgggcgctttgagcaccacaagccgagtgccatttagtcccattatatttaattatatgacatacacaaatcacacaaatgaccTATTTTGGAATCAAAACGGCAATTTTTGCCGAAAGGTGACAAGTTTGCACCCCTGGTCATATATGACTTTGGTCACTAACTGAGCAATCTGTTTATGAATTTGATTGTTTgttaaagacacaaaaagatcAGTTAACACTGTGTGTACTTACTTTCTCCCCCTCTAGGTGGTGGCAGAGTGGATTTTGAAGACTTTGTGGAATTGATGGGTCCCAAGATGCTCGCTGAGACTGCAGACATGATAGGAGTCAAGGAGTTGAGGGACGCCTTCAAAGAGGTCTGCAATACAATTTATTAACTTATAGCCATTTTTTCTCTGGGGTCCCCTGAATAGATTACCCCCTTTCCCTAACTTAACTctaatgcatttgtttttttttaaagttctcTACCTCATCCTTTTTGTTTCACAGTTTGACTCTGATGGCGATGGTCAGATCAGCCTTGGGGAACTGAGGGAAGCCATGAAGAAGCTAATGGGGGAGCAGCTCAACCACCATGAGATCGACGAGATCCTGCGAGACGTAGACCTCAATGGGGACGGACAGGTGGACTTTGAAGGTGAGTGATTAATTCTTAAGTAAGGAAGCTGGGGGGGGGgataaagaaaggagaaaaaaaagaaacaagggaAATATTTGCAAACATAAGCACCAAATACTGCTTTTAGGTGGTATTAGAGCAGGATTTccttgaaaaaaatgcaaaaataatgatttCAGGCATGATAGAGTCTTCTTCAGGGTACATGCAGCATCCAATACTCTTAAGAAAATCGAGCTAATAGGTGGATGTTCAGGTTAAGGACAGAAGGAAAAGGAGATTGTGGCTTTCCTTAACCAACAACATATCTTCCCTTTCCACAGAGTTTGTGCGAATGATGTCTCGCTGACTCTTCACCAAACCTCACTCTACTGCACTAAACGCAACATGGACCAGACAGCACACTGTTAATGTTCTTGTAATGTTTCTTGATGTACAAAGACTTCTtggtgtctgtatttttttcaattccATAATATCTCAAGTATAAGACAATCCCTTTAATGTGTTACTGTtgtatgaatgtaaaatgtatttaacatgtAATGAGAGATTATAGAGTGATGACTGAGCAAGGAGATGGTTTAACCAAAGCTGTGGTGTCTTTAGAAGTGAATCtaaatttgaatatatttgaaCTGAGAATCACATACCACACataccatcacacacacatacacacaatttaGTTTATAGTACATTACATGAGTAACTTATTGGATCAGTTCACACaaattggaaaaaaacattttctcacatacTCTAAGTAGTATCCAGTCACCTAGTTAGGTGAGTTAGGTTCAGGATTAACCCTAACATTAGTttagggttgttgttttttattttcgtAATTTGGGTGTACTGACTCTTTAAATATGCAGTTTACTACGTTACCTGACTTGAATCTGAAGTTATTATCACAATTTCAATAATGCCACATCTAAAATCTTCAATTCAAACTTGAATTTAACTGTTATGACTGTGTGATATTTTTTATAGTGTAGATAGCAAAAGTGAGTACTTTGTTAATAATAGAGCAAgtcaattaaattatatatacatcTTTATTGTACAAACTACCACATTAATTCACAACATATCAATTACTTTTAGCATTATCTTCAGCTGTGCGCGTTTGATATAATTCAACCAACACAGGCAAATAAAATTcttgcacatactgtaatttttaaTCTCAAATATCTTTTTGATAAAGATTTGATAACACTAACAGGATTACTTTTGGTGTCTGCTACACATCTGTGCACATCTAGTTTATGTCCATTCATTTCCCTGTTCAGGTGGAAATTAATGGACAGACtcaaagtacagtacatgtttattttatgcAATCGTATATACATgcttaatgttttatttgtacagcgtTCAACAGGTcagatctttaaaaaaaaaagtgttgtaaataaaaaagtgaattgGAGTGACAATAAACTAGTTTTATTGACcagatatattttctttatttattttatttatttaactggaTTCCATTTTCTGTGTTCACatcaatgtactgtattttgctCAGATGAAGCTCCATTTCTCATAGAGCCTTCCAGAAGCTTTCTACCCTCCTGATA
Encoded proteins:
- the cabp2a gene encoding calcium-binding protein 2a isoform X2: MTDAKSVSSVEVPEGKLMKKGSIKKKIESLRRWSSASIKRPPKPKAKTLSLSSPVGDRNDLWLQEGDRRKLRPIVDSVFGQDRDLRPEEMEELREAFREFDKDKDGFISCKDLGECMRTMGYMPTEMELIELSQQICGGRVDFEDFVELMGPKMLAETADMIGVKELRDAFKEFDSDGDGQISLGELREAMKKLMGEQLNHHEIDEILRDVDLNGDGQVDFEEFVRMMSR
- the cabp2a gene encoding calcium-binding protein 2a isoform X1 → MGNINKASKKNSKRKKGESPVERSDTPLAAAMLGGLGGAGEVDTDDEEEGGSEREFDEPLCALVKNCNMLHNLVGPACIFLRQGFAQSQLDRDLRPEEMEELREAFREFDKDKDGFISCKDLGECMRTMGYMPTEMELIELSQQICGGRVDFEDFVELMGPKMLAETADMIGVKELRDAFKEFDSDGDGQISLGELREAMKKLMGEQLNHHEIDEILRDVDLNGDGQVDFEEFVRMMSR